The Mercenaria mercenaria strain notata chromosome 1, MADL_Memer_1, whole genome shotgun sequence nucleotide sequence CATATAATCCTAAGGTAGTGAACACGTCACATAAAagttattttcatgtaaacatattcaaaatgaaaaacaagagttGCATAATTTAATACCAAAATATTACAgcataaatcaataaaatatctCGTTCCTACACTTGTGGAATATATCTGtgttaacacaaaaaaaaagatcACAAAGGTATAAAATAATCTTGTCAGATATTTTCTACACTTAATAGCGTCGAAATACAGAGCAGCTTCTTTACAGTGAACACCAAAGGTTAAATGTGTTTGCTGTATAAAGCATGTTGCTTTGTATTAGTTAATTTACTTGAATGcgttgttgggtttaatgttgcaccgacacaattataggtcatatggcgaccttccagctttgatggtgggggaagaccccatgtgcccctctgtgcattatttcatcacgagcgggcacctgggtagaaccactgaccttccataagccagctggatggcttcctcacatgaagaattaaacgccccgaATAAGGCtcgaagtgatttgaagtcagataccttaaccactcggccacagaggcccccaaaTTTACTTGAAAATTCTATTAATGAGAATGAAAGTATATGAATTATAAACTTGACATGTTGCTTTTCTAGGTATACTGTAATTATTAAGAGGTATTTGTTTATCAGAAGCTGCCTGTTATGTAATACTACTTTGTTCTATAATCAGGGTAAATTgattaaactgaaattttaatgCTTAAAGTTTAGACTCACTTAGAATTGTTTTGTATCTCCATAAATGTGAAATCTGTGATGCTATAATGACCAGGATAGGCAAGTAAATGAACCACACAAGATAATATGCCCCAAACTGCTGGAAGAATTCCAGTCTATTTTGATGTTGACTCTTTTGAAATGTGCCTCGTAATGTAAGGAAGAACCAGACCATGACAACAATACGGAAAGAGACTATAAGGTATCCTGGCCACGAGTTCCACTCATCTATGTTGACTATAATATCAACTTTGGTCTGAAAAgataataatattaaatacagTCAAGCCTAACTTAAGCAGACATTGAGTGAGTAAAAAAGTATGGATGCTTAAGATAGGTGGCTGCTTAGGACAACTTGCAATTAAAAGGAATTGTCAAGTTGGCAAGCCAGCTGTCTGACTATTTCAGCTGTCTGACCATTTCAGCTGTCTATTTCAGCTGACTGACTATTTAAGGCAAGTGACTGCATAACACAGGTGGCCTACAAGGCAGTTACAACTGTACAACTGTATCTGAAAGCTAAGTCCTATAACTACATCATAATTATctgaacaagaaaaaaaaaaactgtgttgaAGAGCACAAAAATAATAAAGTACCTAAAACTGTTTTCCTTGAGATACATCTGAACTTGTCTAAAATGCTTTTGAGAGCCAAAAGTGGTATTTATTCACAGGTAAATTACACTGTAAATTAAATTAGAAATGAAAATggtggtctttgttcacaagTGGTCTTTtgcaaatgatttttaaatagaCTTCAGGGAACATacttttctttaatatatatatcagattttttttcatacacaacaTTTCTAAAATGATATCTTTGTGCTTTAAGCGCAAAAGTATATCGAAAAAGACTTTACTTACTAAGTTGACAATGAAGAACAACGCATTTAATGCTGTATAATTTCCCCAAAAGAAGACAAGAAATCTTTTTGCTGTTAGTTTCATACTGGTAATGGTCCAGCCTTTGGCAATTAACAACAGTATCAACATAAACATGCATTCCGAAAATGTCCCCAACAAATTACCCAACACCTTCAGCCATTCCGCTCCGACTCCATTGATGCAAAATATAAGCACATGTAGAAAATTTAGCACAACACCAGCATATTCTGTTGAAATACACACAGTTAATAACTTTGTTATTGGATGTACTTGTTGTTTGTAGGCATATATCCATATAGGCAAAGTAATTGTATAAAGCACCGAGAATAAAGCATAAATTTCAAAGACATCATGCATTTCAAAAGAAAACTGATGTTCGAATGGATTGAGATGTTTGGATGCTGGGTCTCCATTTACAAGCCAGATGTCATAGTCTATTTCTATGTTCACTGAATGATTGGCTGCCCAGTTACACTTTTGTCTCTCCCGGTGACAGGCTACCATGCTTAAGTACCAGAACCTGAAATgaataatattcaaaattattaGAAATGGCACTGAATTAACATGATAAAGGCAAAGTGCAAACTGATTTAAaactttcatttataatttatacagGACAGTTTGATGGCAGTTACAGCCTGGACCATATGAACTAAAGTTTAAGGATACTGATTAAAAGCAGGATGCCAATTGCTAAAAGATTTATGCATATTATTTCTCCAAAATCTATAAcgtgtttttattcattttaatagccattgtataaattgatttattttgttcTATTAAACAGTATTCATTCATATAAAAAGCTGGagcaactagaagatgcttttgtagaaaagcacgtCTCCCCCACTGCTTGGTcgtacaggcaagaagtcaataggggacagaaaGTCATCtggagacactgatggttggccgcaatagggataatctacttggcatgtccaatcatcccactaaattttaacattctgggcctagtggttctcaagttatgaattgaaaacagttttccatgtttaggcccctgtgaccctgatctttgatcgagtgaccccaaaatcagtaggggtcatctactatgcatgtccaatcatcccactaagtttcaacattctgggtcaagtggttctcaagttattaattggaaagagttttctatgttcaggcccctgtgaccttgaccttagcttaTGTGACTCCAAaaacgataagggtcatctactctttaagccctatcttcctatgaagtttgaaggttctgggtcaaatggttctaaagttattgaccggacaccaTTTTCCATCTGGTCCCTGTGAatttgacttttgatcaagtgaccaaaataagcaataggggtcatctactctacatgttaaatcatcctatgaagtttcaacattctaggtcagatggttctgaagttattgatcagaaacggttttccatgttcaggcccctgtgaccttgacctttgatctagtaaaaACAAGAATAGTAGGGATCATcttctctgtaagccctatcacctatgaagtttgaaggctgtaggtcaaatagttctccagttattgattgaaattaaAGTATGAAGGACAgatggaccctgtgaccttgacctttcatggagtgaccccaagaacgatatgggtcatctactctgtaagtcctatcaccctatgatctttgaaggttctaggtcaaatggttctgaagttattgaccggaaatggatttccatgttcaagtcctatgaccttgacctttaattgagtgaccccaaaatcaatggtggttatctactttgcatgacaaatcatcctatgaagtttcaacattctaggtcaagtggttctcaagttactgaccggaaatggttttccatgttcaggcactccatgaaaggtcaaggtcacagggtccatcTGTCCTTCATACTttaatttcaatcaataactggagaactatttgacctacagccttcaaacttcataggtgatagggcttacagagaagATGATCCCTACTATTCTTGTTggtggagtgaccccaaaacattGGGGTCCCTACTcaataagccctgccatcctatgaagtttgaaggttctaggtcaaatggttctctagttattgatcggaaatgaagtgtgacagacggacgaacagacagggcaaaaacaatatgtctcccccagtggggagTGGGGATACATAAGGATACTATTCGATATTGAAACAAGTGACAGCACCTAGCAAAACGGAAGCTTCTCAAATGTTTTGGTAATGGCCATATAGGGATGACAACTTACCAAGGAGGGTGGGGATCATGTTTTATTTCTACTAAATTTGCAATGAGGTTTcaacaacattattttaaaagcaaACATACATGATGTGAACCTTTTAGACAGCAAAGTGGGAGATTGACATTTCAAAAGTGGGAGATTGGGGTGGAAAAGTGGGTGATTTTGTACGGAGCAAAAAGAGTACATAAAAACACTTCAATTTCGATGAACAATACACAATTTAACTTAATTTAGcactttatttaattatttatattactttaataaatatattatttgttttatacacagttaaacaacaaaacatattgtCTATTATCAGTCTCATTGACACACATAGTTCTTTATATCACTGGTTTTGAATCAATCATCATGTAGCAGTTAGTATCACTTTACTTTTTCTGGTATGTCAACTTGACAAGCATGCCTTCTTGGCCGATTTCACTAATTCCTTTGAAATGTTCAACCTGAAACACTCTTTGTCACTATCTAATTTCAATGTCAACAAAGAGTTCAATGTTCTGTTTGTCAGATTTCCTCTTTGATCAGTCTGTATTTTTCTCAACTGAGAAGCACCTCTCTGTTTCAGCATTGCCATGTGGCAAGGAAAGACTGGCCAAGGCAACGGCTGGAAGGTGCTGGAATCTGTTGTTCCCGTTGACAAGTTTGATGACTTCCATATCGAGCCAGAAGGAATCCAGTGGCATTACCCCATGACTGAAGTTGGTAGTTCTGCTTCTGGACTAAGTTGGTAATCGGAGTACTCTTCTACAAGCGGGTCACAAGGGAGGTAAACTGTCTGGCGAGAGCCACAACTGAAATAAGATGTTTTTATGGAAATTACTAGAAGAATAAACATTataatatatagagatagtacctaagtttttcaaatcataggtttgaagttaaaaagctttgaaatgaagacaaatgtccatatatttctcaaaaacagaaatatagacaatattttaaccagaagtgtggagttatgagcatttaatattttcatgttaacgaaaattttgtgatcaaggaaatgtaactcttcttgaacatggagagcatacacatcaaagggacataatatagtcaatattttctaattgggtgcatttgatttaacattcaactttgatctggattgctaaataatgatatatgatactatgtgctaaaaatttagaacatctggaacagtctattaacagcaaaactatgctttagcagaatttaaatagttaagctctaactgggactcgaacccaggacctctcacacctaaggcagacactctaccacttccctataacagcagtagctaatagctatgcagtttaattgctggattacattgcgttaactggaacaataatcagtgaactccggattatcggcgtattcgctttgttacctaaaggcaatttttgtgtaaagaaaaaatataatctaatactgccaacgtcataattggtcaaatctgcccaaatttctctgacgtgttattcagagtatgaacttactaactggtagtaccagtgaaatattacttacactgaatcttttatatttgccctttttacagctgtcgaacggcaaagacagtgagttttgtccaaatataagtaattattttaccagttttgagaggatttcaattgatgggaaattacagaattacagttacaaactaaatacctttctgcaacacatggagtcattagcattcactgtcaatcagtattatgactaagatcgactgtcattcattcatttcaaagtttcatagacagagtccgttgtttacttTTTGTATCGAAatcggtgcacttgtaaaaatcactttagtttgaaaaatcaaagtatgcaaagagctatggtacggtctctataatATAGATGTctaaaaaatgcaaataacacaaGTTGACAATCTTCTACATTCATGAATTATCTTTTACAAGATTTGATTAATTTCAAGTAGATAATGTACACATGTCTATTGCCTTGCATATTTACAAGactttgttttattacatatCTGATGATTTATGTTTCTGCAAGATTTGGGCTCATTTCAAGCAAGGTACCGTTCGACTCTTATTAATCTCATAATTGCTTACCATTTCCGCGACACTTCGAATCAGTTGGTCCTTTGATCTTCAAAGGCATCCGTGTCATTCGCAACAATTGCTAATGACCAGTTTAATAtgtgttaaaaacaaaagttaCAATACACGGTATGTCACAGTTTATGTTTTGACATGGTCAATTGAACACAGACTGGTTCATTTTTCCCGATATCCCAATTTCCAGTCTGCAACAATCCGCAAATTATGTACACCAGTCAGTCATGCGTGATCTGAACCGGTGTTACAGTTGATTATATCACGTTAAAAAGTCCTAtagatgaaaatgttaaaaatcggGAGATTGTATTTCCCGATTGTGAGAGTCGGGTTTTATAGTCCAAATCGAGAGACTCTCGCCTAAATCAGGAGAGTTCACATGTATGAGCAAAAAGTGATCATGCACACTGGTGAATAcatcatgaaaatcaatttttaaaaaaataatttcaaattcgGGTTAACAGATaagatatttcaaacaaactGTCTTTGTGGTCATGCCACCTGATTTCCTtcaagaaattattttaacttatAGCATTCATCTTAGAATTATGATATGAATTTAGTTACTACTATATTCAGTATCAATGTCAGGGTTTCCACCAGGCCCTAATTTTTTTTGGCCACAAAGTTTCGACGTCACTTACACATTGGGAGGTGTTTGCGTGTATATGGGGTGTGGGGGGTATTCtcattttaatagtttatttcatcagtttatttctaaaatttatgGGTGTTCCCAGCCGTAATTTCTTCAAGACTGTTTATATCATTCTTGATAAATAataacttaaaacattttaaaacttttattttttctaaatttttcaatatgttttacaagTATAAACATTGTCAACACAAGATTTAAACATAGTAAGCCATAATACTAATAAAAGTAATACCAGCAATTGGCTACAAAacattctgtttctttttttatttattaatacagACATACTGACTGCTGAGACTAATACCCTCAAATTCTCCAGCTTTTCACACTTTTCCATTTTCTATATGCAGAAGCAAAATCAAATGACTTCTGGTCACCACCATCAATGTTCAATTTCATTATTAAGTACAGTGAGTTTGTGTCCAATCTGTTTCTCAGTTTAGTCTTGACAGGATTTTGCACACTAAACCCTCGCTCACACTCTACACTTGACACAGGTACACACAAAAGCTTGTAAGCAACATCAGCAACAATCCCATACATCTCTCTCTTTCTTAATGCAATCTGACATACACTGTTCGCATCATTAGCAACCTTTACCATAGTTTGACATTACATCCTTCCTGAAGCATTCATACTCATCTCTGAACTCCTCCTCATGCACATGATCACTGACAATGTCTACACACTCATTCAATACTTCTCCCTCAGTCACAAACAGCAGGGTCAAACAAACCACAGAATGCTCTCAACACCTTACTGTCTCCCACATCAGCAAACCTGTCCTTCAAATTTTCAACCACTTTCTCCCCAAACTGCCCACAACATCTCTCAGCTTCCTCTCTCTGTTTCTCACTGTCTTAATCATATGCCCATGGAACTCAAAATAGCCATTCTCACAGACAGAATCTGGTACAGATGTCTTGACATCCTTCATCATCTTGTCTTGTCTAGACTCAGTCAGCCTCAGGACTTCACTAGTGGTGGATTCCAGAGTTCCATGGGCATATGATTAAGACAGTGAGAAAAAATAGCCATTCTCACAGACAGAATCTGATACAGATGTCTTGACATCCTTCATCATCTTGTCTTGTCTAGACTCAGTCAGCCTCAGGACTTCACTAGTGGTGGATTCCAGAGACGCAGATACACTAGTGCAGTCAATGCTGCTTGACTGAAATCCCTTGCACAAGATGCTCAAGGGCTTCAATACATCTGCCAGAAAGaaagaaacatataaaaacttaacattTGAAACACTTTTCAACAAACCTTGAGCTCTTGCACCCTTGTCCTCGCTCAAAACACTCAACAAAGAAGTATAATTATCACATACTGCCCTTACACTGCCCTCAAAGCTCAACCACCTGGTATGAAAAACCTGCTTGAATCTCAAAGAGTTACTTGCACTCATCATGACAGCATTTATTTTGTCAAGACGGGCCATGTTCTTTGGGGAGTTATCAAAGTACTTGTAAATAGCATTGATGATTTCTTGGTATTTCAAAAAATATGGAACAGAATCTGCAGCCTGGCCACTAGCAAGAGCTTGGCGGTGTGAAATACAGTGGGTGGCAAGAATGCTCGGGTTTTCAGTCTTTTATTTCTGCACCAACCCACTTTTCTTTCCTGTCATGACCGCTGCATCGTCTGAAATAATTCCTGCATATTTTGTTTATCTTTATCACTGCTGCCTCGAATTTGGAAAGCTGAGCTTCAGCAGACTTCTTATAGTTTTTACTAGCCTCAATAATCTGGAGGGCAGCGAGGTGACCATTTTTTcctagaaaaatatattttgaaagtacTGGTAAAAATCAGGATATCCGAAAATTTATGTCTGGATACTGATACAATTTTGTAATCATAGCCCAAATCtccattttaaagaatatttatgttttacaagtTAAGATGATGTAAAGATAGTCTAACAGCATTTGACAGCATCCGATATTAAAGTTTTCCATGACATTACctttttaagagaaatgttttcgGAAACTCTGATGTTTGACATCGTGaagacattctgacaaaattactttcgatttaaaaaaaaaacaaattggcAAATGGTAAagtcaatatattttcttttttaaattcgaATGTGATTGATGTTTATTGATTAAAAATTAgatatcttgttttaatttcaatttcaatcgTGTGCAACACTGGCATTTTACGTCTGTCAGGAAGCCCGAAAAACCATTTTCACATGCAAAGCAAGCGGCACTTCTGTGCTATTTGTTTCATAGATTTGGATATATGactaaaatatgttatgtttgcAAGTGCATTAAACTGAAAAACGTTTCAGAatctaaacaacatttattttctcCGACTTTACGTAGAACGAGCCATTCCTCGAGTGTAAAATACCAGTTTTGCGTGTACGAAATGCGTATACGATCTATCAACAGCAGTAACTGTTGATGTCAGGAAAGAAATGAATAATTTTGACTTACCTTTTGCTTTTTCATGGTTTGTCACATGTATTCTCTTTTTTCATAATATCACATCCAGTATTGAACGAATTTGTAACATTTGCCGAACTACACACAGAACAGTACATAGATCACGTCTGCGGATTGTAACTTAACCAGGGCCTATTGAGTTTCCAGTCCTATCTAAATTTCCTTTTTGCGCTAGCTTTTGCCCTCTCACTCACCTGACTTTGAGATTCAGTAACAATGTCTCTACACTCAAAGTCCGTAATTAAATCCTCGCTAACATTTATATCCTCTGATTGTCTAATTTGAGAAACACACATAAACTCTGAAATTTTACgcactttttctgtttttggcACATTTTCGAGCTTACGTTTTCTACCCATGATTGACCTAATTCTATTcttaaaatgaaaagtttgtctGAATATTAAGTACTGTTCGAGGATGAGCTTATATAGGTGTGGTTGTTTTCCTAATATTCATCTTACGTTCAAACTGACAACATCGCtaattatttaaataatgtttttgcgGCATAATTATGTTTTGTCTTGCATTCAAACTGGAAAACACCCAAATTACTGtttttcttacaaatattttacattcataaattaaagttttaaattttgtttgatcaaatttattgaaaacatCAAAGGTGCGatatagttttatttcttttgaatagCTTCTAGATCTAACACCACCGGCTCGTGTCAGTAATTCAATTATCTATACATCGTCGGGTAATTATATAActataattatgttacaataGACATTCGTGTATGCAACGAGACCTGCTAATCCGTTGGTTGATGATATGCTGTGTATTTTGTATTACGAACGGAAACGGCCAcgggtaatattgatttttaggcTAAACAGAGAGTCCTTTTGACAAAGTAATACACATTATAAAAATGCAATTACGGCAAAACTTTTTTTCGCCAATTTTTTCGCCATTTGCGAATTGCAGCAGAAACCCTGCATGTACAAAGTATCCATCCTagaatttaaaatagaaataagatTATTTCCCAGGATGGCAGAAAATATTGGGAATTCCCGGGAAATATGATCCTAGAAGTCCAGTAACCGGACCCCTGGATTCATTCTTAAATGCACGATCTTACCTTGGCTGAGCCGAGTTCTGTactttgtatgtaaactggtatttAGATTGTACATTATTAGGATTGTCTTCATCAACACACAACTTATTTTTGGGGCATGGAATCTTTCGCAAGAAATCTTCTGTTCCGTGCCTCTGGCACTCATTGTCAAATGCTgtcctatcaattttcttgaacATATTCCGACAACCTGCGGAGTTCATCAGAGTACTATTGCCATAATATTCCATAAAATATTCACTGTCTACTAAAACCAAATTGAAATAGCTGTCAAGTTTCGATGATGAAGTGATATTGCCATACACAAAGCCTTGTGTATCATCCAGCATCCCAGGGTCGGTTTTCTGAAATCCAAATCTGGCAAGGAACAGAAAGAACTCCGATGTGTGCCATGTTCCTTTTATATGGAGACATTTACCAGTTTGAACAACCAGCGAAAACGAAATTAAAACTATCCTTGTAAAATAAACTACAGTTTTCATTCTGCttagtttgaaaaatatgtttgaagtaGCATTTTCTCTCTACACGGGAAATGTTGACAAAATCTACTCGCTTCCGGGTCAGCTTGACTACATTACAACTTCCGGTGAAAAACCCGGAAAGATGGGTTGTTTTTCttcttataaaatgataaaatagcgGAAAGTTGATGCctataattttggtatcaaatcatttgaatttgttttgcttactgaaaaagaaaatataaataacatgacaaaaatatgttacagagtttttattttttactttctagttttcaatgatacttgaACAGAAAATCCAGTTACAGTACAGTGTAAATTTGGATCTTCTCGCAGTCAAAAAAACATGACTGTTGTGATTCGTGCATAaaattatggtcatcttatttatttatttattcttgttCAGCacacacaactctttcaaatgattcAAAAACATGGGGttaccaggcatcgaaatgttaatgttatatatttttggaatGGATACCTGAAGCAGGTCATGTGCTATTATATATAATAGCATAATTGAATGCGAAGTTTTTCTACACTTAGCAATTTTAGACTTAAAAGCGTATTTGTTGACAATCCGATTGGCATgacttataaaaatgattttctaaatgttttatttgtcctGAAACTCTATAGGAATGTTATTCAACATTAGAAGTTGTGCATATATCAGGTTTTTGTTTTAGCCGAGCTGAAGGTTTTGTGATTGTCCCATGTCCATCGCCCGTCGTTACAATTCCATTATTCATATAGTAGACCCAATCGAACTAtaatttggtcagagtgtttgtctaaAAATCTCAGATGAGTTTGAAATTTGGTCCttggtcaaattatagaaaaaccttgataACACTCTATATGGATATGAAACCTGTTTAGAATGTTTCTGTACAAAAAATACAGACCAAGTAAGAAAATGGAATGCCTGGGTTATAATCTAGATCACAAGAAAAATTACCATCAGAAGTCAACCGCATGTATAATAGCATGTGTGAAATGGTTTGGATACAAGTTAATGAAGAACTGTTGTCGGTTTGGATTTTTGCAGTGCCTCCAAgatggcgccacacggtaactgagcaccttgcggcctcaggctgaactgcaggggactcggaggaggtctgcccccagacatgtggcatgccaggcccaccagtgtgtggacacgccctgatgcctatgaacagacccccagctatgagACAAATAGCCCCTGCGTTCCCAGGGTAGGATatgaactcggaactaagggtgaggtaaccccgacagaaacctagagagttgaagacagaggtgctgggccattggcactctattaacgaaccacagcactatgcaatatcgctatgactacacagccatccggtatagagcaatgtggtgctgaatctctgaggtccctctgtgagattcagtgccgggctctgagccacgacagagtccacccacagctactgggggtccctccttcaatccacaacatgcaaaaaatagaAGGAGGAACATATATACCGAGGAGGAGAACCAATCAGCATCAGCATCAGCATCAGCCTTTCAGGTTGATTCATTGGAATGGGGAAGGTGCCTTCAACAAGAaggctgaacttgagcatatcctccatgagaaagacatcaatgtctgttgcattcaggaaactcacctgcaaccagagaaatccttcaaagtcagaggataccagtgttatCGCTGTGACAGAATTGACAGACGAAAaagaggcatcatgacattggtcaggaacaacatcagtgcTGTCAAGACCAACgtgcatatggatgactccgagttccaagttctgagcctcagaaagaataAGTTCAACTTAAAACTTGTgaatatatactctccaagtgacaaagctctgtccctggACAAAGTTGTAACTGATggaaccaggttcatcattgtaggagactttaacagacactcacaaagctggggatatgaccacctggataaacgtggagaggaagtggagacctgacaagatgataacaagcttaacctcatcaacaagccGGACGATCCGGTCCCCCAACTTTTTAccccagaagctggcgaacaacgtCAACACCTAaccttgctttatgtactgatgacatacacgGACATGTCAAACGGGAAGTTGATGagcaactaggaggtagcgaccatcgcctAGTCCATCTTACTATGGACCGTGTAGCCTCTACTTCACccaacatccccagatggaactacaagaaggccagatgGACCTTTTAACAAAGTCTGAgcgatgagctctgtaaagacatcagagtggaaggtagagacatcaaccgggttgtcaaagacttcaacgccagtatactaaaGGCTGCTTACATCGCCATttcaaggggagcaagaaagaaCTATAAGCCCTACTGGGGTGATGAGTTAGAGAATCCTCAGGCAAAgctatcagaagccagggaggaagcagaaatcAATCCCTAACAAGAATGTAACCTAGAGAatcaaaacagcctcgctcaacctagagcgagatggtcAAAAGTTATAGAGATTGAcaagacagctgaacgatgaagacaTAGGGACAGGCTcaacaactttggaagagaataGTGAACTGTGGACGGGTAAACAAGcagcaaacacttttgcctccaACTACAAAGATAATTCCAACATTCCCATCAACAGGGAAcagcaaagggaagcccgaagagaaaaaggGAAATGCAGACAAGTAAAGTGACATCAGAATGTATGAAACAG carries:
- the LOC123536561 gene encoding uncharacterized protein LOC123536561, which codes for MKTVVYFTRIVLISFSLVVQTGKCLHIKGTWHTSEFFLFLARFGFQKTDPGMLDDTQGFVYGNITSSSKLDSYFNLVLVDSEYFMEYYGNSTLMNSAGCRNMFKKIDRTAFDNECQRHGTEDFLRKIPCPKNKLCVDEDNPNNVQSKYQFTYKVQNSAQPRFWYLSMVACHRERQKCNWAANHSVNIEIDYDIWLVNGDPASKHLNPFEHQFSFEMHDVFEIYALFSVLYTITLPIWIYAYKQQVHPITKLLTVCISTEYAGVVLNFLHVLIFCINGVGAEWLKVLGNLLGTFSECMFMLILLLIAKGWTITSMKLTAKRFLVFFWGNYTALNALFFIVNLTKVDIIVNIDEWNSWPGYLIVSFRIVVMVWFFLTLRGTFQKSQHQNRLEFFQQFGAYYLVWFIYLPILVIIASQISHLWRYKTILSITYSADLLSYIVLIHLLWPTRSVLYLIKGDTPLPQYDLEAAGLIDMDDTEETVFQAPVTNLVQQNGTIIPNGTTRLLGKKSKLKSVPEENEIETSPVGKKKTSSRVNKDISLRDNRETSPIEMRNNGNVYTNISLDDSDYEFVNE